Proteins found in one Panicum hallii strain FIL2 chromosome 4, PHallii_v3.1, whole genome shotgun sequence genomic segment:
- the LOC112890749 gene encoding protodermal factor 1-like, translating to MSGKALLVAVLLVGVASRCSGSRGLQGDHVAEQKYGGGGYGGGGGYGGGGGGGGGGGYGGGGYTPGYSGTGTCDYWKSHPDAIISCIGSLGSILGSLGDVCSAFFGSKLQTLQDALCNTRTDCYGDLLREGAAAYLNSVATQKYAYTTQQVKDCIAVALTSEAAAAAQAAMFKKANYACHY from the exons ATGAGCGGCAAGGCTCTCCTTGTCGCCGTGCTCCTGGTGGGCGTCGCCTCCCGGTGCTCCGGCAGCAGGGGCCTGCAGGGGGATCACGTCGCTGAGCAGAAGT ACGGTGGTGGTGGgtacggtggcggcggcgggtatggaggtggcggcggcggaggtggtggcggtgggtACGGAGGCGGCGGCTACACGCCCGGCTACTCCGGCACCGGAACCTGCGA CTACTGGAAGAGCCACCCGGACGCGATCATCTCGTGCATCGGGTCGCTGGGCAGCATCCTGGGCTCCTTGGGCGACGTGTGCAGCGCCTTCTTCGGGAGCAAGCTGCAGACGCTGCAGGACGCGCTGTGCAACACCCGCACTGACTGCTACGGCGACCTCCTCCGCGAGGGCGCCGCCGCCTACCTCAACTCCGTCGCCACCCAGAAGTACGCCTACACCACGCAGCAGGTCAAGGACTGCATCGCCGTCGCGCTCACctccgaggccgccgccgccgcgcaggcCGCCATGTTCAAGAAGGCCAACTACGCCTGCCACTACTGA
- the LOC112890748 gene encoding heat stress transcription factor C-2b-like, with protein MAAGGGAAAPFVWKTYMMVEDPGTDGVIGWGRGNNSFVVADPFVFSQTLLPAHFKHNNFSSFVRQLNTYGFRKVDPDRWEFAHASFLRGQTHLLRNIVRRGSSAAGGGGGGGGGGGKRKDAASVEPSAEDMAMVATEVVRLKQEQRAIDDRVASMWRRVQETERRPKQMLAFLLKVVGDRDRLHRLVGDAASPDAAGGDAAAAAEGGEKRARLLLEGDGSFGPDAVDFAGFYSSGALGDVAVDAAAGSAGGGSFAFGVDTGY; from the exons atggcggcgggcggcggcgcggcggcgccgttCGTGTGGAAGACGTACATGATGGTGGAGGACCCCGGGACGGACGGGGTCATCGGCTGGGGCCGGGGGAACAACAGCTTCGTCGTCGCCGACCCCTTCGTCTTCTCGCAGACGCTGCTGCCCGCGCACTTCAAGCACAACAACTTCTCCAGCTTCGTGCGCCAGCTCAACACCTAT GGCTTCCGCAAGGTTGATCCGGACCGGTGGGAGTTCGCGCACGCGTCGTTCCTGCGCGGCCAGACGCACCTCCTGCGCAACATCGTCCGCCGCGGGAGCAGCGCCgccgggggaggcggcggcggcggcggcggcggcggcaagaggAAGGACGCCGCCTCCGTGGAGCCCTCCGCGGAGGACATGGCCATGGTGGCCACGGAGGTGGTGCGCCTCAAGCAGGAGCAGCGCGCCATCGACGACCGGGTGGCCTCCATGTGGCGCCGCGTGCAGGAGACCGAGCGCCGGCCCAAGCAGATGCTCGCCTTCCTCCTCAAGGTCGTCGGTGACCGCGACAGGCTGCACCGCCTCGTCGGCGACGCCGCCTCGCCggacgccgccggcggcgatgCGGCCGCCGCAGCGGAGGGCGGCGAGAAGCGGGCCAGGCTGCTGCTCGAGGGCGACGGGTCCTTCGGCCCCGACGCCGTCGACTTCGCCGGGTTCTACAGCAGCGGCGCGCTCGGCGACGTCGCCGTGGATGCCGCCGCGGGgtccgccggcggcggctcgtTCGCGTTCGGCGTCGACACTGGGTACTGA
- the LOC112889544 gene encoding E3 ubiquitin-protein ligase CCNB1IP1 homolog isoform X2 — MKCNACWRELEGQAITTTCGHLLCTEDAKKILSNDGACPICDQVLSKSHMKPVDVDPNDDWTNMAMAGISPQILMKSAYRSVMFYIGQKELEMQYKMNHVVGQCRQKIELMQGKFTEKLEELHAAYQKMGKRCQLMEQEIENLTKDKQELQEKFAEKSRQKRKLDEMYDKLRTEYDSVKRSAIQPANNVFPRAQQDLFAGMPNMMDNSNPLRQGLVFTPDTPGRREDMWAPAPRQRHSNPDTFEVSGGSAHMGAPPVDARPRKPAGPVFGAGTNNPSAALRNMLISPVKRPQQSRNRPHMFTL; from the exons ATGAAGTGCAATGCTTGCTGGCGGGAATTGGAAGGGCAAGCCATAACCACCACTTGTGGTCATCTTTTAT GTACTGAGGATGCCAAGAAAATATTGAGTAATGATGGTGCATGTCCAATATGTGATCAAGTTCTGTCGAAAAG CCATATGAAACCAGTGGATGTAGATCCGAATGATGATTGGACAAAT ATGGCAATGGCTGGGATTTCTCCACAAATAC TCATGAAAAGTGCATACAGAAGTGTCATGTTTTACATTGGACAAAAGGAACTGGAGATGCAGTACAAGATGAACCATGTTGTTGGTCAGTGCAGACAGAAGATTGAACTTATGCAGGGAAAGTTTACAGAGAAGCTAGAAGAACTGCACGCTGCATACCAAAAGATGGGTAAAAGGTGCCAGTTGATGGAACAGGAAATTGAAAACCTCACCAAGGATAAGCAAGAGCTTCAAGAGAAATTCGCAGAGAAATCCAG GCAGAAGAGGAAGCTTGATGAGATGTATGATAAACTAAGGACTGAGTATGACTCTGTGAAACGTTCGGCCATCCAGCCTGCCAATAACGTCTTCCCAAGGGCTCAGCAAGACTTGTTTGCGGGCATGCCAAATATGATGGATAACAGTAATCCTCTCAGGCAAG GTTTGGTTTTTACCCCTGACACTCCAGGGCGGAGAGAGGACATGTGGGCTCCCGCACCACGGCAACGGCACTCGAACCCTGATACATTTGAAGTTTCTGGGGGATCTGCTCACATGGGAGCTCCTCCTGTTGATGCTAGACCCCGCAAACCAGCTGGGCCTGTCTTTGGAGCTGGCACGAACAATCCTTCTGCAGCCTTGCGGAATATGCTGATCTCACCGGTGAAGCGCCCTCAGCAGTCTCGAAACCGTCCGCACATGTTCAC GTTGTAG
- the LOC112889544 gene encoding E3 ubiquitin-protein ligase CCNB1IP1 homolog isoform X4, giving the protein MSSATLQRMNTLVQFDWSLSTICAGTEDAKKILSNDGACPICDQVLSKSHMKPVDVDPNDDWTNMAMAGISPQILMKSAYRSVMFYIGQKELEMQYKMNHVVGQCRQKIELMQGKFTEKLEELHAAYQKMGKRCQLMEQEIENLTKDKQELQEKFAEKSRQKRKLDEMYDKLRTEYDSVKRSAIQPANNVFPRAQQDLFAGMPNMMDNSNPLRQGRREDMWAPAPRQRHSNPDTFEVSGGSAHMGAPPVDARPRKPAGPVFGAGTNNPSAALRNMLISPVKRPQQSRNRPHMFTL; this is encoded by the exons ATGTCGTCTGCAACTTTGCAGAGAATGAATACCTTAGTTCAATTTGATTGGTCACTGTCAACTATTTGCGCAGGTACTGAGGATGCCAAGAAAATATTGAGTAATGATGGTGCATGTCCAATATGTGATCAAGTTCTGTCGAAAAG CCATATGAAACCAGTGGATGTAGATCCGAATGATGATTGGACAAAT ATGGCAATGGCTGGGATTTCTCCACAAATAC TCATGAAAAGTGCATACAGAAGTGTCATGTTTTACATTGGACAAAAGGAACTGGAGATGCAGTACAAGATGAACCATGTTGTTGGTCAGTGCAGACAGAAGATTGAACTTATGCAGGGAAAGTTTACAGAGAAGCTAGAAGAACTGCACGCTGCATACCAAAAGATGGGTAAAAGGTGCCAGTTGATGGAACAGGAAATTGAAAACCTCACCAAGGATAAGCAAGAGCTTCAAGAGAAATTCGCAGAGAAATCCAG GCAGAAGAGGAAGCTTGATGAGATGTATGATAAACTAAGGACTGAGTATGACTCTGTGAAACGTTCGGCCATCCAGCCTGCCAATAACGTCTTCCCAAGGGCTCAGCAAGACTTGTTTGCGGGCATGCCAAATATGATGGATAACAGTAATCCTCTCAGGCAAG GGCGGAGAGAGGACATGTGGGCTCCCGCACCACGGCAACGGCACTCGAACCCTGATACATTTGAAGTTTCTGGGGGATCTGCTCACATGGGAGCTCCTCCTGTTGATGCTAGACCCCGCAAACCAGCTGGGCCTGTCTTTGGAGCTGGCACGAACAATCCTTCTGCAGCCTTGCGGAATATGCTGATCTCACCGGTGAAGCGCCCTCAGCAGTCTCGAAACCGTCCGCACATGTTCAC GTTGTAG
- the LOC112889544 gene encoding E3 ubiquitin-protein ligase CCNB1IP1 homolog isoform X1, with product MSSATLQRMNTLVQFDWSLSTICAGTEDAKKILSNDGACPICDQVLSKSHMKPVDVDPNDDWTNMAMAGISPQILMKSAYRSVMFYIGQKELEMQYKMNHVVGQCRQKIELMQGKFTEKLEELHAAYQKMGKRCQLMEQEIENLTKDKQELQEKFAEKSRQKRKLDEMYDKLRTEYDSVKRSAIQPANNVFPRAQQDLFAGMPNMMDNSNPLRQGLVFTPDTPGRREDMWAPAPRQRHSNPDTFEVSGGSAHMGAPPVDARPRKPAGPVFGAGTNNPSAALRNMLISPVKRPQQSRNRPHMFTL from the exons ATGTCGTCTGCAACTTTGCAGAGAATGAATACCTTAGTTCAATTTGATTGGTCACTGTCAACTATTTGCGCAGGTACTGAGGATGCCAAGAAAATATTGAGTAATGATGGTGCATGTCCAATATGTGATCAAGTTCTGTCGAAAAG CCATATGAAACCAGTGGATGTAGATCCGAATGATGATTGGACAAAT ATGGCAATGGCTGGGATTTCTCCACAAATAC TCATGAAAAGTGCATACAGAAGTGTCATGTTTTACATTGGACAAAAGGAACTGGAGATGCAGTACAAGATGAACCATGTTGTTGGTCAGTGCAGACAGAAGATTGAACTTATGCAGGGAAAGTTTACAGAGAAGCTAGAAGAACTGCACGCTGCATACCAAAAGATGGGTAAAAGGTGCCAGTTGATGGAACAGGAAATTGAAAACCTCACCAAGGATAAGCAAGAGCTTCAAGAGAAATTCGCAGAGAAATCCAG GCAGAAGAGGAAGCTTGATGAGATGTATGATAAACTAAGGACTGAGTATGACTCTGTGAAACGTTCGGCCATCCAGCCTGCCAATAACGTCTTCCCAAGGGCTCAGCAAGACTTGTTTGCGGGCATGCCAAATATGATGGATAACAGTAATCCTCTCAGGCAAG GTTTGGTTTTTACCCCTGACACTCCAGGGCGGAGAGAGGACATGTGGGCTCCCGCACCACGGCAACGGCACTCGAACCCTGATACATTTGAAGTTTCTGGGGGATCTGCTCACATGGGAGCTCCTCCTGTTGATGCTAGACCCCGCAAACCAGCTGGGCCTGTCTTTGGAGCTGGCACGAACAATCCTTCTGCAGCCTTGCGGAATATGCTGATCTCACCGGTGAAGCGCCCTCAGCAGTCTCGAAACCGTCCGCACATGTTCAC GTTGTAG
- the LOC112889544 gene encoding E3 ubiquitin-protein ligase CCNB1IP1 homolog isoform X6, with translation MAMAGISPQILMKSAYRSVMFYIGQKELEMQYKMNHVVGQCRQKIELMQGKFTEKLEELHAAYQKMGKRCQLMEQEIENLTKDKQELQEKFAEKSRQKRKLDEMYDKLRTEYDSVKRSAIQPANNVFPRAQQDLFAGMPNMMDNSNPLRQGLVFTPDTPGRREDMWAPAPRQRHSNPDTFEVSGGSAHMGAPPVDARPRKPAGPVFGAGTNNPSAALRNMLISPVKRPQQSRNRPHMFTL, from the exons ATGGCAATGGCTGGGATTTCTCCACAAATAC TCATGAAAAGTGCATACAGAAGTGTCATGTTTTACATTGGACAAAAGGAACTGGAGATGCAGTACAAGATGAACCATGTTGTTGGTCAGTGCAGACAGAAGATTGAACTTATGCAGGGAAAGTTTACAGAGAAGCTAGAAGAACTGCACGCTGCATACCAAAAGATGGGTAAAAGGTGCCAGTTGATGGAACAGGAAATTGAAAACCTCACCAAGGATAAGCAAGAGCTTCAAGAGAAATTCGCAGAGAAATCCAG GCAGAAGAGGAAGCTTGATGAGATGTATGATAAACTAAGGACTGAGTATGACTCTGTGAAACGTTCGGCCATCCAGCCTGCCAATAACGTCTTCCCAAGGGCTCAGCAAGACTTGTTTGCGGGCATGCCAAATATGATGGATAACAGTAATCCTCTCAGGCAAG GTTTGGTTTTTACCCCTGACACTCCAGGGCGGAGAGAGGACATGTGGGCTCCCGCACCACGGCAACGGCACTCGAACCCTGATACATTTGAAGTTTCTGGGGGATCTGCTCACATGGGAGCTCCTCCTGTTGATGCTAGACCCCGCAAACCAGCTGGGCCTGTCTTTGGAGCTGGCACGAACAATCCTTCTGCAGCCTTGCGGAATATGCTGATCTCACCGGTGAAGCGCCCTCAGCAGTCTCGAAACCGTCCGCACATGTTCAC GTTGTAG
- the LOC112889544 gene encoding E3 ubiquitin-protein ligase CCNB1IP1 homolog isoform X3, with amino-acid sequence MKCNACWRELEGQAITTTCGHLLCTEDAKKILSNDGACPICDQVLSKSHMKPVDVDPNDDWTNMAMAGISPQILMKSAYRSVMFYIGQKELEMQYKMNHVVGQCRQKIELMQGKFTEKLEELHAAYQKMGKRCQLMEQEIENLTKDKQELQEKFAEKSRQKRKLDEMYDKLRTEYDSVKRSAIQPANNVFPRAQQDLFAGMPNMMDNSNPLRQGLVFTPDTPGRREDMWAPAPRQRHSNPDTFEVSGGSAHMGAPPVDARPRKPAGPVFGAGTNNPSAALRNMLISPVKRPQQSRNRPHMFT; translated from the exons ATGAAGTGCAATGCTTGCTGGCGGGAATTGGAAGGGCAAGCCATAACCACCACTTGTGGTCATCTTTTAT GTACTGAGGATGCCAAGAAAATATTGAGTAATGATGGTGCATGTCCAATATGTGATCAAGTTCTGTCGAAAAG CCATATGAAACCAGTGGATGTAGATCCGAATGATGATTGGACAAAT ATGGCAATGGCTGGGATTTCTCCACAAATAC TCATGAAAAGTGCATACAGAAGTGTCATGTTTTACATTGGACAAAAGGAACTGGAGATGCAGTACAAGATGAACCATGTTGTTGGTCAGTGCAGACAGAAGATTGAACTTATGCAGGGAAAGTTTACAGAGAAGCTAGAAGAACTGCACGCTGCATACCAAAAGATGGGTAAAAGGTGCCAGTTGATGGAACAGGAAATTGAAAACCTCACCAAGGATAAGCAAGAGCTTCAAGAGAAATTCGCAGAGAAATCCAG GCAGAAGAGGAAGCTTGATGAGATGTATGATAAACTAAGGACTGAGTATGACTCTGTGAAACGTTCGGCCATCCAGCCTGCCAATAACGTCTTCCCAAGGGCTCAGCAAGACTTGTTTGCGGGCATGCCAAATATGATGGATAACAGTAATCCTCTCAGGCAAG GTTTGGTTTTTACCCCTGACACTCCAGGGCGGAGAGAGGACATGTGGGCTCCCGCACCACGGCAACGGCACTCGAACCCTGATACATTTGAAGTTTCTGGGGGATCTGCTCACATGGGAGCTCCTCCTGTTGATGCTAGACCCCGCAAACCAGCTGGGCCTGTCTTTGGAGCTGGCACGAACAATCCTTCTGCAGCCTTGCGGAATATGCTGATCTCACCGGTGAAGCGCCCTCAGCAGTCTCGAAACCGTCCGCACATGTTCACGTAA
- the LOC112889544 gene encoding E3 ubiquitin-protein ligase CCNB1IP1 homolog isoform X5, which translates to MKCNACWRELEGQAITTTCGHLLCTEDAKKILSNDGACPICDQVLSKSHMKPVDVDPNDDWTNMAMAGISPQILMKSAYRSVMFYIGQKELEMQYKMNHVVGQCRQKIELMQGKFTEKLEELHAAYQKMGKRCQLMEQEIENLTKDKQELQEKFAEKSRQKRKLDEMYDKLRTEYDSVKRSAIQPANNVFPRAQQDLFAGMPNMMDNSNPLRQGRREDMWAPAPRQRHSNPDTFEVSGGSAHMGAPPVDARPRKPAGPVFGAGTNNPSAALRNMLISPVKRPQQSRNRPHMFT; encoded by the exons ATGAAGTGCAATGCTTGCTGGCGGGAATTGGAAGGGCAAGCCATAACCACCACTTGTGGTCATCTTTTAT GTACTGAGGATGCCAAGAAAATATTGAGTAATGATGGTGCATGTCCAATATGTGATCAAGTTCTGTCGAAAAG CCATATGAAACCAGTGGATGTAGATCCGAATGATGATTGGACAAAT ATGGCAATGGCTGGGATTTCTCCACAAATAC TCATGAAAAGTGCATACAGAAGTGTCATGTTTTACATTGGACAAAAGGAACTGGAGATGCAGTACAAGATGAACCATGTTGTTGGTCAGTGCAGACAGAAGATTGAACTTATGCAGGGAAAGTTTACAGAGAAGCTAGAAGAACTGCACGCTGCATACCAAAAGATGGGTAAAAGGTGCCAGTTGATGGAACAGGAAATTGAAAACCTCACCAAGGATAAGCAAGAGCTTCAAGAGAAATTCGCAGAGAAATCCAG GCAGAAGAGGAAGCTTGATGAGATGTATGATAAACTAAGGACTGAGTATGACTCTGTGAAACGTTCGGCCATCCAGCCTGCCAATAACGTCTTCCCAAGGGCTCAGCAAGACTTGTTTGCGGGCATGCCAAATATGATGGATAACAGTAATCCTCTCAGGCAAG GGCGGAGAGAGGACATGTGGGCTCCCGCACCACGGCAACGGCACTCGAACCCTGATACATTTGAAGTTTCTGGGGGATCTGCTCACATGGGAGCTCCTCCTGTTGATGCTAGACCCCGCAAACCAGCTGGGCCTGTCTTTGGAGCTGGCACGAACAATCCTTCTGCAGCCTTGCGGAATATGCTGATCTCACCGGTGAAGCGCCCTCAGCAGTCTCGAAACCGTCCGCACATGTTCACGTAA
- the LOC112890110 gene encoding protein RICE FLOWERING LOCUS T 1-like: MANDSLTRGHIIGDVLDPFTSSVPLTVMYDGRPVFDGMEFRASAVSVKPRVEIGGDDFRVAYTLVMVDPDAPNPSNPTLREYLHWMVTDIPASTDDSFGREVITYESPSPTMGIHRIVLVLYQQLGRGTVFAPQVRQNFNLRNFARRFNLGKPVAAMYFNCQRQTGTGGRRFT, translated from the exons ATGGCAAACGACTCCTTGACGAGGGGGCATATAATCGGGGATGTCTTAGACCCGTTTACTAGCTCGGTGCCTTTAACTGTCATGTATGATGGCAGACCTGTGTTTGATGGGATGGAGTTTCGGGCGTCGGCGGTGTCGGTGAAACCTAGAGTTGAGATTGGAGGTGATGATTTTCGAGTGGCCTATACCCTA GTTATGGTGGATCCTGATGCTCCTAATCCTAGCAACCCTACCCTGCGGGAATACTTGCATTG GATGGTGACTGACATCCCAGCATCAACAGATGATAGCTTTG GCCGAGAGGTTATAACATATGAGAGCCCGAGCCCCACCATGGGCATCCACCGTATCGTCTTGGTGCTGTACCAACAACTGGGGCGGGGCACGGTGTTTGCACCGCAAGTGCGTCAAAACTTCAACTTGCGCAATTTTGCACGCCGTTTCAACCTCGGCAAGCCTGTGGCTGCGATGTACTTCAACTGTCAGCGACAAACAGGCACAGGTGGGAGAAGGTTCACCTGA